One stretch of Bos indicus x Bos taurus breed Angus x Brahman F1 hybrid chromosome 22, Bos_hybrid_MaternalHap_v2.0, whole genome shotgun sequence DNA includes these proteins:
- the XCR1 gene encoding chemokine XC receptor 1: MEPSDIPESTTFYEYDPQSFLCEKRTFVFATVSTTILYCLVFFLSLVGNSLVLWVLVKYESLESLTNVFILNLCLSDLVFSCLLPVWILGYHWGWVLGDLLCKLLNMVFSISLYSSISFLTIMTIHRYLSVVSPISSLRVHTLQRRVLVTAAVWAASILSSIPDAIFHKVFPSGCDYSELEGFLASVYQHNVIFLLSVGVILFCYVEILRTLFRSRSKRRHRTVRLIFTIVAAYFLSWAPYNLILFLQTLLKLGVIQSCEVSQQLDYALLICRNVAFSHCCFNPVLYVFVGVKFRRHLKSLLRRFWLCRQQAPSLPPSPHPPGAFTYEGISFY, from the coding sequence ATGGAGCCCTCAGACATCCCGGAGTCCACCACCTTTTATGAGTATGATCCTCAGAGCTTTCTGTGTGAGAAGAGGACCTTTGTCTTCGCCACTGTCAGCACCACCATCCTGTACTGCCTGGTGTTCTTTCtcagcctggtgggcaacagccTGGTGCTGTGGGTCTTGGTGAAGTATGAGAGCCTGGAGTCCCTCACCAACGTTTTCATCCTCAACCTGTGCCTCTCAGACCTGGTGTTCTCCTGCCTGTTGCCTGTGTGGATCTTGGGGTACCACTGGGGCTGGGTGCTGGGAGACCTCCTGTGCAAGCTCCTCAACATGGTCTTCTCCATCAGCCTCTACAGCAGCATCTCCTTCCTGACCATCATGACCATCCATCGCTACCTGTCGGTGGTGAGTCCCATCTCGTCCCTGCGTGTCCACACCCTCCAGCGCCGTGTGCTGGTGACGGCTGCCGTGTGGGCAGCTAGCATCCTGTCCTCTATCCCTGATGCCATCTTCCACAAGGTGTTCCCTTCGGGCTGTGACTATTCGGAACTCGAGGGGTTCCTCGCCTCCGTCTACCAGCACAATGTCATCTTCCTGCTGTCCGTGGGGGTCATCCTGTTCTGCTACGTGGAGATCCTCAGGACCCTGTTCCGCTCACGGTCCAAACGGCGCCACCGCACGGTGAGGCTCATCTTCACCATCGTGGCGGCATACTTCCTCAGCTGGGCTCCCTACAACCTGATCCTGTTCCTGCAGACACTGTTGAAACTGGGGGTCATTCAGAGCTGCGAGGTCAGCCAGCAGTTGGATTACGCCCTGCTCATCTGCCGCAACGTGGCCTTCTCCCACTGCTGCTTCAACCCCGTGCTCTACGTCTTCGTCGGGGTCAAGTTCCGCAGGCACCTCAAAAGTCTGCTCCGGCGCTTCTGGCTGTGCCGGCAGCAGGCGCCCAGCCTCCCTCCGTCACCTCACCCCCCAGGTGCCTTCACCTACGAGGGCATCTCCTTCTATTGA